Proteins found in one Sorghum bicolor cultivar BTx623 chromosome 1, Sorghum_bicolor_NCBIv3, whole genome shotgun sequence genomic segment:
- the LOC110433737 gene encoding uncharacterized protein LOC110433737 has product MASLLSLYGSGGRRRMSRSSGTAAPVRRLLRRLRSSFGRSAARPRRRSAVRFGYDLHSYSQNFDDGVASSAPAAMACA; this is encoded by the coding sequence aTGGCGTCTCTGCTTAGCCTGTACGGAAGCGGCGGCCGGAGGAGGATGAGCCGCAGTAGTGGCACGGCGGCGCCGGTGAGGCGGCTGCTGAGGAGACTGAGGTCCAGCTTCGGCCGGAGCGCGGCGCGGCCAAGGCGAAGAAGCGCGGTGAGGTTCGGGTACGACCTGCACAGCTACTCCCAGAACTTCGACGACGGCGTTGCCTCGTCAGCTCCGGCGGCCATGGCTTGTGCGTAG
- the LOC8059259 gene encoding 60S ribosomal protein L23: protein MSKRGRGGTAGNKFRMSLGLPVAATVNCADNTGAKNLYIISVKGIKGRLNRLPSACVGDMVMATVKKGKPDLRKKVMPAVIVRQRKPWRRKDGVYMYFEDNAGVIVNPKGEMKGSAITGPIGKECADLWPRIASAANAIV, encoded by the exons ATGTCGAAGCGCG GGAGGGGAGGGACGGCGGGGAACAAGTTCCGCATGTCGCTGGGTCTGCCCGTGGCGGCGACCGTGAACTGCGCGGACAACACGGGCGCCAAGAACCTCTACATCATCTCCGTCAAGGGCATCAAGGGCAGGCTCAACCGCCTGCCGTCCGCCTGCGTCGGCGACATGGTCATGGCCACCGTGAAGAAGGGTAAGCCCGACCTCAGGAAGAAGGTCATGCCCGCCGTCATCGTCCGCCAGCGCAAGCCGTGGCGCCGCAAGGACGGAGTCTACATGTACTTCGAAG ATAATGCTGGAGTCATCGTGAACCCCAAGGGCGAGATGAAAG GATCTGCTATCACTGGACCTATTGGCAAGGAGTGTGCTGACCTTTGGCCTAGGATTGCTAGTGCAGCAAACGCCATTGTCTGA
- the LOC8070503 gene encoding uncharacterized protein LOC8070503 isoform X3, translating to MMFKIFTLQQDGISSPIAAHILDFCDDGSGGDLFAAVNTASDMFTASSEDASSSSVTTPPVPCGQGDNVSLGGAAATAAASAFSPLPSLDSTLSALLEEEDPPVPDTELLLPIDYQQFAAAAAGDEPQPEQQFAQVPVVLPVAGAAEHPGLQTQMSSTASELLHVASSGYTDECFAAAMAAGGGYVGLDEALCQQQHQPQPQPQPGALLPAGMMETAAPGCYFGNGKDTAAPAQAAGGFFGAGCSGMMMSMMGMEEIGEYQRMMESASAALAATHSPDADSAAAAAAQQMAFGGNAAGEMQMGGGGGSMSPGRLPAAAEASSLEDANFKSARITVEERREKIHRYIKKRNERNFSKKIKYACRKTLADSRPRVRGRFAKNDDYGEPSRVMQNHEEYDHMAGMKAEDILDPDALQAHINGMNSYMYNHTVESWM from the exons ATGATGTTTAAAATTTTCACCCTGCAG CAGGATGGCATCTCGAGCCCCATCGCGGCGCACATCCTAGACTTCTGCGACGATGGCAGCGGCGGCGACCTCTTCGCGGCCGTGAACACGGCCTCGGACATGTTCACGGCGTCATCAGAGGACGCCTCGTCGTCGTCCGTAACGACGCCTCCCGTGCCCTGCGGCCAAGGCGACAACGTGTCGCTGGGCGGCGCCGCGGCCACGGCCGCTGCCTCGGCCTTCTCCCCGTTGCCGTCCCTGGACTCCACCCTCTCGGCTCTCCTCGAAGAAGAAGACCCACCGGTTCCTGACACCGAACTCCTCCTCCCCATCGACTACCAGCagttcgcggcggcggcggccggagaCGAGCCTCAGCCCGAGCAGCAGTTCGCGCAGGTACCGGTGGTGCTTCCAGTGGCCGGCGCGGCGGAACACCCGGGTCTGCAGACGCAGATGAGCAGCACGGCGTCGGAGCTGCTGCACGTAGCGTCCTCAGGGTACACCGACGAGTGCTTCGCGGCGGCAATGGCTGCCGGAGGAGGGTACGTGGGCCTGGACGAGGCCCTGTGCCAGCAGCAGCatcagccgcagccgcagccgcagcccgGCGCGTTGCTCCCCGCCGGCATGATGGAAACCGCGGCGCCGGGCTGCTACTTCGGCAACGGCAAGGacacggcggcgccggcgcaaGCAGCAGGCGGCTTCTTCGGGGCCGGTTGCAGCGGCATgatgatgtccatgatggggatGGAGGAGATCGGCGAGTACCAGCGGATGATGGAGAGCGCCAGCGCCGCGCTGGCCGCCACGCACAGCCCCGACGccgactccgccgccgccgcggcagcGCAGCAGATGGCGTTCGGCGGAAACGCCGCCGGCGAAATGCAG atgggcggcggcggcggcagcatgaGCCCGGGGCggctgccggcggcggcggaggcgtcgAGCCTGGAGGACGCCAACTTCAAGAGCGCCCGCATCACCGTGGAGGAGAGACGGGAGAAGATCCACAGGTACATCAAGAAGCGGAACGAGCGCAACTTCAGCAAGAAGATCAAG TACGCTTGCAGAAAGACCCTGGCGGACAGCAGGCCCCGCGTCCGCGGCAGATTCGCTAAGAACGACGACTACGGCGAGCCGTCGAGGGTGATGCAGAACCACGAGGAATACGACCACATG GCCGGCATGAAGGCAGAAGACATACTGGATCCGGACGCCCTGCAGGCGCACATCAACGGGATGAACTCCTACATGTACAACCACACTGTTGAATCCTGGATGTAA
- the LOC8070503 gene encoding uncharacterized protein LOC8070503 isoform X1, whose translation MMSLMGWLKTPFSELCSQDGISSPIAAHILDFCDDGSGGDLFAAVNTASDMFTASSEDASSSSVTTPPVPCGQGDNVSLGGAAATAAASAFSPLPSLDSTLSALLEEEDPPVPDTELLLPIDYQQFAAAAAGDEPQPEQQFAQVPVVLPVAGAAEHPGLQTQMSSTASELLHVASSGYTDECFAAAMAAGGGYVGLDEALCQQQHQPQPQPQPGALLPAGMMETAAPGCYFGNGKDTAAPAQAAGGFFGAGCSGMMMSMMGMEEIGEYQRMMESASAALAATHSPDADSAAAAAAQQMAFGGNAAGEMQMGGGGGSMSPGRLPAAAEASSLEDANFKSARITVEERREKIHRYIKKRNERNFSKKIKYACRKTLADSRPRVRGRFAKNDDYGEPSRVMQNHEEYDHMAGMKAEDILDPDALQAHINGMNSYMYNHTVESWM comes from the exons ATGATGTCCCTAATGGGTTGGCTCAAGACACCTTTCTCTGAATTATGCAGT CAGGATGGCATCTCGAGCCCCATCGCGGCGCACATCCTAGACTTCTGCGACGATGGCAGCGGCGGCGACCTCTTCGCGGCCGTGAACACGGCCTCGGACATGTTCACGGCGTCATCAGAGGACGCCTCGTCGTCGTCCGTAACGACGCCTCCCGTGCCCTGCGGCCAAGGCGACAACGTGTCGCTGGGCGGCGCCGCGGCCACGGCCGCTGCCTCGGCCTTCTCCCCGTTGCCGTCCCTGGACTCCACCCTCTCGGCTCTCCTCGAAGAAGAAGACCCACCGGTTCCTGACACCGAACTCCTCCTCCCCATCGACTACCAGCagttcgcggcggcggcggccggagaCGAGCCTCAGCCCGAGCAGCAGTTCGCGCAGGTACCGGTGGTGCTTCCAGTGGCCGGCGCGGCGGAACACCCGGGTCTGCAGACGCAGATGAGCAGCACGGCGTCGGAGCTGCTGCACGTAGCGTCCTCAGGGTACACCGACGAGTGCTTCGCGGCGGCAATGGCTGCCGGAGGAGGGTACGTGGGCCTGGACGAGGCCCTGTGCCAGCAGCAGCatcagccgcagccgcagccgcagcccgGCGCGTTGCTCCCCGCCGGCATGATGGAAACCGCGGCGCCGGGCTGCTACTTCGGCAACGGCAAGGacacggcggcgccggcgcaaGCAGCAGGCGGCTTCTTCGGGGCCGGTTGCAGCGGCATgatgatgtccatgatggggatGGAGGAGATCGGCGAGTACCAGCGGATGATGGAGAGCGCCAGCGCCGCGCTGGCCGCCACGCACAGCCCCGACGccgactccgccgccgccgcggcagcGCAGCAGATGGCGTTCGGCGGAAACGCCGCCGGCGAAATGCAG atgggcggcggcggcggcagcatgaGCCCGGGGCggctgccggcggcggcggaggcgtcgAGCCTGGAGGACGCCAACTTCAAGAGCGCCCGCATCACCGTGGAGGAGAGACGGGAGAAGATCCACAGGTACATCAAGAAGCGGAACGAGCGCAACTTCAGCAAGAAGATCAAG TACGCTTGCAGAAAGACCCTGGCGGACAGCAGGCCCCGCGTCCGCGGCAGATTCGCTAAGAACGACGACTACGGCGAGCCGTCGAGGGTGATGCAGAACCACGAGGAATACGACCACATG GCCGGCATGAAGGCAGAAGACATACTGGATCCGGACGCCCTGCAGGCGCACATCAACGGGATGAACTCCTACATGTACAACCACACTGTTGAATCCTGGATGTAA
- the LOC8070503 gene encoding uncharacterized protein LOC8070503 isoform X2: MMSLMGWLKTPFSELCSDGISSPIAAHILDFCDDGSGGDLFAAVNTASDMFTASSEDASSSSVTTPPVPCGQGDNVSLGGAAATAAASAFSPLPSLDSTLSALLEEEDPPVPDTELLLPIDYQQFAAAAAGDEPQPEQQFAQVPVVLPVAGAAEHPGLQTQMSSTASELLHVASSGYTDECFAAAMAAGGGYVGLDEALCQQQHQPQPQPQPGALLPAGMMETAAPGCYFGNGKDTAAPAQAAGGFFGAGCSGMMMSMMGMEEIGEYQRMMESASAALAATHSPDADSAAAAAAQQMAFGGNAAGEMQMGGGGGSMSPGRLPAAAEASSLEDANFKSARITVEERREKIHRYIKKRNERNFSKKIKYACRKTLADSRPRVRGRFAKNDDYGEPSRVMQNHEEYDHMAGMKAEDILDPDALQAHINGMNSYMYNHTVESWM; this comes from the exons ATGATGTCCCTAATGGGTTGGCTCAAGACACCTTTCTCTGAATTATGCAGT GATGGCATCTCGAGCCCCATCGCGGCGCACATCCTAGACTTCTGCGACGATGGCAGCGGCGGCGACCTCTTCGCGGCCGTGAACACGGCCTCGGACATGTTCACGGCGTCATCAGAGGACGCCTCGTCGTCGTCCGTAACGACGCCTCCCGTGCCCTGCGGCCAAGGCGACAACGTGTCGCTGGGCGGCGCCGCGGCCACGGCCGCTGCCTCGGCCTTCTCCCCGTTGCCGTCCCTGGACTCCACCCTCTCGGCTCTCCTCGAAGAAGAAGACCCACCGGTTCCTGACACCGAACTCCTCCTCCCCATCGACTACCAGCagttcgcggcggcggcggccggagaCGAGCCTCAGCCCGAGCAGCAGTTCGCGCAGGTACCGGTGGTGCTTCCAGTGGCCGGCGCGGCGGAACACCCGGGTCTGCAGACGCAGATGAGCAGCACGGCGTCGGAGCTGCTGCACGTAGCGTCCTCAGGGTACACCGACGAGTGCTTCGCGGCGGCAATGGCTGCCGGAGGAGGGTACGTGGGCCTGGACGAGGCCCTGTGCCAGCAGCAGCatcagccgcagccgcagccgcagcccgGCGCGTTGCTCCCCGCCGGCATGATGGAAACCGCGGCGCCGGGCTGCTACTTCGGCAACGGCAAGGacacggcggcgccggcgcaaGCAGCAGGCGGCTTCTTCGGGGCCGGTTGCAGCGGCATgatgatgtccatgatggggatGGAGGAGATCGGCGAGTACCAGCGGATGATGGAGAGCGCCAGCGCCGCGCTGGCCGCCACGCACAGCCCCGACGccgactccgccgccgccgcggcagcGCAGCAGATGGCGTTCGGCGGAAACGCCGCCGGCGAAATGCAG atgggcggcggcggcggcagcatgaGCCCGGGGCggctgccggcggcggcggaggcgtcgAGCCTGGAGGACGCCAACTTCAAGAGCGCCCGCATCACCGTGGAGGAGAGACGGGAGAAGATCCACAGGTACATCAAGAAGCGGAACGAGCGCAACTTCAGCAAGAAGATCAAG TACGCTTGCAGAAAGACCCTGGCGGACAGCAGGCCCCGCGTCCGCGGCAGATTCGCTAAGAACGACGACTACGGCGAGCCGTCGAGGGTGATGCAGAACCACGAGGAATACGACCACATG GCCGGCATGAAGGCAGAAGACATACTGGATCCGGACGCCCTGCAGGCGCACATCAACGGGATGAACTCCTACATGTACAACCACACTGTTGAATCCTGGATGTAA
- the LOC8070503 gene encoding uncharacterized protein LOC8070503 isoform X6 — protein sequence MLDDHPFTDGISSPIAAHILDFCDDGSGGDLFAAVNTASDMFTASSEDASSSSVTTPPVPCGQGDNVSLGGAAATAAASAFSPLPSLDSTLSALLEEEDPPVPDTELLLPIDYQQFAAAAAGDEPQPEQQFAQVPVVLPVAGAAEHPGLQTQMSSTASELLHVASSGYTDECFAAAMAAGGGYVGLDEALCQQQHQPQPQPQPGALLPAGMMETAAPGCYFGNGKDTAAPAQAAGGFFGAGCSGMMMSMMGMEEIGEYQRMMESASAALAATHSPDADSAAAAAAQQMAFGGNAAGEMQMGGGGGSMSPGRLPAAAEASSLEDANFKSARITVEERREKIHRYIKKRNERNFSKKIKYACRKTLADSRPRVRGRFAKNDDYGEPSRVMQNHEEYDHMAGMKAEDILDPDALQAHINGMNSYMYNHTVESWM from the exons ATGCTCGACGACCATCCCTTCACT GATGGCATCTCGAGCCCCATCGCGGCGCACATCCTAGACTTCTGCGACGATGGCAGCGGCGGCGACCTCTTCGCGGCCGTGAACACGGCCTCGGACATGTTCACGGCGTCATCAGAGGACGCCTCGTCGTCGTCCGTAACGACGCCTCCCGTGCCCTGCGGCCAAGGCGACAACGTGTCGCTGGGCGGCGCCGCGGCCACGGCCGCTGCCTCGGCCTTCTCCCCGTTGCCGTCCCTGGACTCCACCCTCTCGGCTCTCCTCGAAGAAGAAGACCCACCGGTTCCTGACACCGAACTCCTCCTCCCCATCGACTACCAGCagttcgcggcggcggcggccggagaCGAGCCTCAGCCCGAGCAGCAGTTCGCGCAGGTACCGGTGGTGCTTCCAGTGGCCGGCGCGGCGGAACACCCGGGTCTGCAGACGCAGATGAGCAGCACGGCGTCGGAGCTGCTGCACGTAGCGTCCTCAGGGTACACCGACGAGTGCTTCGCGGCGGCAATGGCTGCCGGAGGAGGGTACGTGGGCCTGGACGAGGCCCTGTGCCAGCAGCAGCatcagccgcagccgcagccgcagcccgGCGCGTTGCTCCCCGCCGGCATGATGGAAACCGCGGCGCCGGGCTGCTACTTCGGCAACGGCAAGGacacggcggcgccggcgcaaGCAGCAGGCGGCTTCTTCGGGGCCGGTTGCAGCGGCATgatgatgtccatgatggggatGGAGGAGATCGGCGAGTACCAGCGGATGATGGAGAGCGCCAGCGCCGCGCTGGCCGCCACGCACAGCCCCGACGccgactccgccgccgccgcggcagcGCAGCAGATGGCGTTCGGCGGAAACGCCGCCGGCGAAATGCAG atgggcggcggcggcggcagcatgaGCCCGGGGCggctgccggcggcggcggaggcgtcgAGCCTGGAGGACGCCAACTTCAAGAGCGCCCGCATCACCGTGGAGGAGAGACGGGAGAAGATCCACAGGTACATCAAGAAGCGGAACGAGCGCAACTTCAGCAAGAAGATCAAG TACGCTTGCAGAAAGACCCTGGCGGACAGCAGGCCCCGCGTCCGCGGCAGATTCGCTAAGAACGACGACTACGGCGAGCCGTCGAGGGTGATGCAGAACCACGAGGAATACGACCACATG GCCGGCATGAAGGCAGAAGACATACTGGATCCGGACGCCCTGCAGGCGCACATCAACGGGATGAACTCCTACATGTACAACCACACTGTTGAATCCTGGATGTAA
- the LOC8070503 gene encoding uncharacterized protein LOC8070503 isoform X5, which produces MMFKIFTLQDGISSPIAAHILDFCDDGSGGDLFAAVNTASDMFTASSEDASSSSVTTPPVPCGQGDNVSLGGAAATAAASAFSPLPSLDSTLSALLEEEDPPVPDTELLLPIDYQQFAAAAAGDEPQPEQQFAQVPVVLPVAGAAEHPGLQTQMSSTASELLHVASSGYTDECFAAAMAAGGGYVGLDEALCQQQHQPQPQPQPGALLPAGMMETAAPGCYFGNGKDTAAPAQAAGGFFGAGCSGMMMSMMGMEEIGEYQRMMESASAALAATHSPDADSAAAAAAQQMAFGGNAAGEMQMGGGGGSMSPGRLPAAAEASSLEDANFKSARITVEERREKIHRYIKKRNERNFSKKIKYACRKTLADSRPRVRGRFAKNDDYGEPSRVMQNHEEYDHMAGMKAEDILDPDALQAHINGMNSYMYNHTVESWM; this is translated from the exons ATGATGTTTAAAATTTTCACCCTGCAG GATGGCATCTCGAGCCCCATCGCGGCGCACATCCTAGACTTCTGCGACGATGGCAGCGGCGGCGACCTCTTCGCGGCCGTGAACACGGCCTCGGACATGTTCACGGCGTCATCAGAGGACGCCTCGTCGTCGTCCGTAACGACGCCTCCCGTGCCCTGCGGCCAAGGCGACAACGTGTCGCTGGGCGGCGCCGCGGCCACGGCCGCTGCCTCGGCCTTCTCCCCGTTGCCGTCCCTGGACTCCACCCTCTCGGCTCTCCTCGAAGAAGAAGACCCACCGGTTCCTGACACCGAACTCCTCCTCCCCATCGACTACCAGCagttcgcggcggcggcggccggagaCGAGCCTCAGCCCGAGCAGCAGTTCGCGCAGGTACCGGTGGTGCTTCCAGTGGCCGGCGCGGCGGAACACCCGGGTCTGCAGACGCAGATGAGCAGCACGGCGTCGGAGCTGCTGCACGTAGCGTCCTCAGGGTACACCGACGAGTGCTTCGCGGCGGCAATGGCTGCCGGAGGAGGGTACGTGGGCCTGGACGAGGCCCTGTGCCAGCAGCAGCatcagccgcagccgcagccgcagcccgGCGCGTTGCTCCCCGCCGGCATGATGGAAACCGCGGCGCCGGGCTGCTACTTCGGCAACGGCAAGGacacggcggcgccggcgcaaGCAGCAGGCGGCTTCTTCGGGGCCGGTTGCAGCGGCATgatgatgtccatgatggggatGGAGGAGATCGGCGAGTACCAGCGGATGATGGAGAGCGCCAGCGCCGCGCTGGCCGCCACGCACAGCCCCGACGccgactccgccgccgccgcggcagcGCAGCAGATGGCGTTCGGCGGAAACGCCGCCGGCGAAATGCAG atgggcggcggcggcggcagcatgaGCCCGGGGCggctgccggcggcggcggaggcgtcgAGCCTGGAGGACGCCAACTTCAAGAGCGCCCGCATCACCGTGGAGGAGAGACGGGAGAAGATCCACAGGTACATCAAGAAGCGGAACGAGCGCAACTTCAGCAAGAAGATCAAG TACGCTTGCAGAAAGACCCTGGCGGACAGCAGGCCCCGCGTCCGCGGCAGATTCGCTAAGAACGACGACTACGGCGAGCCGTCGAGGGTGATGCAGAACCACGAGGAATACGACCACATG GCCGGCATGAAGGCAGAAGACATACTGGATCCGGACGCCCTGCAGGCGCACATCAACGGGATGAACTCCTACATGTACAACCACACTGTTGAATCCTGGATGTAA
- the LOC8070503 gene encoding uncharacterized protein LOC8070503 isoform X4: protein MLDDHPFTQDGISSPIAAHILDFCDDGSGGDLFAAVNTASDMFTASSEDASSSSVTTPPVPCGQGDNVSLGGAAATAAASAFSPLPSLDSTLSALLEEEDPPVPDTELLLPIDYQQFAAAAAGDEPQPEQQFAQVPVVLPVAGAAEHPGLQTQMSSTASELLHVASSGYTDECFAAAMAAGGGYVGLDEALCQQQHQPQPQPQPGALLPAGMMETAAPGCYFGNGKDTAAPAQAAGGFFGAGCSGMMMSMMGMEEIGEYQRMMESASAALAATHSPDADSAAAAAAQQMAFGGNAAGEMQMGGGGGSMSPGRLPAAAEASSLEDANFKSARITVEERREKIHRYIKKRNERNFSKKIKYACRKTLADSRPRVRGRFAKNDDYGEPSRVMQNHEEYDHMAGMKAEDILDPDALQAHINGMNSYMYNHTVESWM from the exons ATGCTCGACGACCATCCCTTCACT CAGGATGGCATCTCGAGCCCCATCGCGGCGCACATCCTAGACTTCTGCGACGATGGCAGCGGCGGCGACCTCTTCGCGGCCGTGAACACGGCCTCGGACATGTTCACGGCGTCATCAGAGGACGCCTCGTCGTCGTCCGTAACGACGCCTCCCGTGCCCTGCGGCCAAGGCGACAACGTGTCGCTGGGCGGCGCCGCGGCCACGGCCGCTGCCTCGGCCTTCTCCCCGTTGCCGTCCCTGGACTCCACCCTCTCGGCTCTCCTCGAAGAAGAAGACCCACCGGTTCCTGACACCGAACTCCTCCTCCCCATCGACTACCAGCagttcgcggcggcggcggccggagaCGAGCCTCAGCCCGAGCAGCAGTTCGCGCAGGTACCGGTGGTGCTTCCAGTGGCCGGCGCGGCGGAACACCCGGGTCTGCAGACGCAGATGAGCAGCACGGCGTCGGAGCTGCTGCACGTAGCGTCCTCAGGGTACACCGACGAGTGCTTCGCGGCGGCAATGGCTGCCGGAGGAGGGTACGTGGGCCTGGACGAGGCCCTGTGCCAGCAGCAGCatcagccgcagccgcagccgcagcccgGCGCGTTGCTCCCCGCCGGCATGATGGAAACCGCGGCGCCGGGCTGCTACTTCGGCAACGGCAAGGacacggcggcgccggcgcaaGCAGCAGGCGGCTTCTTCGGGGCCGGTTGCAGCGGCATgatgatgtccatgatggggatGGAGGAGATCGGCGAGTACCAGCGGATGATGGAGAGCGCCAGCGCCGCGCTGGCCGCCACGCACAGCCCCGACGccgactccgccgccgccgcggcagcGCAGCAGATGGCGTTCGGCGGAAACGCCGCCGGCGAAATGCAG atgggcggcggcggcggcagcatgaGCCCGGGGCggctgccggcggcggcggaggcgtcgAGCCTGGAGGACGCCAACTTCAAGAGCGCCCGCATCACCGTGGAGGAGAGACGGGAGAAGATCCACAGGTACATCAAGAAGCGGAACGAGCGCAACTTCAGCAAGAAGATCAAG TACGCTTGCAGAAAGACCCTGGCGGACAGCAGGCCCCGCGTCCGCGGCAGATTCGCTAAGAACGACGACTACGGCGAGCCGTCGAGGGTGATGCAGAACCACGAGGAATACGACCACATG GCCGGCATGAAGGCAGAAGACATACTGGATCCGGACGCCCTGCAGGCGCACATCAACGGGATGAACTCCTACATGTACAACCACACTGTTGAATCCTGGATGTAA